From Pseudanabaena sp. PCC 6802, one genomic window encodes:
- a CDS encoding phytoene desaturase family protein, whose amino-acid sequence MVAPTQQQTFDAIVIGSGIGGLTVAALLSKLYRKSVLVLEQHFTAGGFTHTFERKGKFHWDVGLHYVGDMGEGGTGKAVLDYLTNGNLHWQKMPDPFEKFVYPDFTFEVHSDPDRFQADLIQRFPRERKAIRRYFSDVQKAAFWFGAHLMLELFPVWLHPLLKRTVRYFGAIARETTQHYLDRNFQDAHLKALLASQWGDYGLPPSQSCFGIHGVIVAHYFNGGWYPVGGAQAIAQSIIPAIAQAGGAVITQRRVTEILLESGVAVGVKVQNTARPEAELEIYHAPIVVSDAGAFNTYLKLIPSSYPLAERAEIQAFPKGSSMLTVYLGLKESPQRLGFQGENHWIYTTYDHNAILQDPSISSEDLPKFCYLSFPSLKDPLANGHTAEIIAHVDYDFFSQWREKPWKHRGKDYTELKDRIARSLIQLVESHYPGFQDAIEYAELSTPLTVEHFDASDRGTIYGIPCIPERLDRSWIGARTPIKNLYLTGADVFSLGIMGAMMGGVKTTGIVNGGFSFFKIMSTIMRESALHHRDRKVKAYR is encoded by the coding sequence ATGGTCGCGCCGACTCAACAGCAGACGTTCGATGCCATTGTAATTGGCTCTGGAATTGGTGGATTAACGGTTGCAGCCCTGCTATCAAAGCTTTATCGCAAAAGTGTTTTAGTCCTGGAACAGCATTTCACCGCCGGAGGGTTTACCCATACCTTCGAGCGCAAGGGAAAATTTCATTGGGATGTAGGGTTGCACTATGTTGGAGATATGGGTGAGGGCGGTACTGGAAAAGCAGTACTTGACTATCTCACCAATGGCAATTTGCATTGGCAGAAAATGCCCGACCCTTTTGAGAAATTTGTCTATCCCGATTTCACCTTTGAGGTGCATTCCGATCCCGATCGCTTTCAAGCCGATTTGATCCAGCGCTTTCCTCGCGAGCGGAAGGCTATTCGGCGATATTTTAGTGACGTTCAGAAAGCGGCGTTTTGGTTTGGCGCACACTTGATGTTGGAGCTATTTCCGGTATGGTTGCATCCCCTACTCAAGCGCACCGTGCGTTATTTTGGTGCCATTGCCAGAGAAACGACTCAGCACTATTTAGACAGAAATTTTCAAGATGCCCATCTCAAAGCGTTACTGGCCTCCCAGTGGGGAGATTACGGCTTACCGCCATCGCAAAGTTGCTTTGGCATTCATGGTGTAATTGTGGCCCATTATTTCAATGGGGGATGGTATCCCGTAGGTGGAGCGCAGGCGATCGCGCAATCCATTATCCCCGCGATCGCGCAAGCGGGCGGTGCCGTCATCACCCAACGCCGAGTCACGGAAATCTTGCTGGAATCAGGGGTGGCGGTGGGAGTGAAAGTCCAGAACACGGCACGTCCCGAGGCAGAGTTGGAAATCTACCACGCTCCCATCGTGGTATCCGACGCTGGGGCTTTCAATACTTATTTGAAACTGATTCCATCCAGCTACCCGCTGGCTGAGCGCGCGGAAATTCAAGCATTCCCAAAAGGCAGCAGTATGTTGACAGTATACCTGGGATTGAAAGAGAGTCCGCAACGACTGGGGTTTCAGGGGGAAAACCACTGGATTTACACGACTTACGACCACAATGCGATTTTGCAAGATCCGTCTATCTCTTCTGAGGATTTACCCAAATTCTGCTATCTCTCATTTCCATCGCTCAAAGATCCACTGGCGAACGGACATACAGCAGAAATTATCGCTCATGTTGACTACGACTTCTTCTCGCAGTGGCGAGAGAAGCCCTGGAAGCATAGAGGAAAGGATTATACGGAACTGAAAGATCGGATTGCCCGCTCCCTAATCCAACTAGTCGAGAGTCACTATCCCGGTTTTCAAGATGCGATCGAGTATGCAGAACTCTCGACCCCGCTGACGGTGGAACACTTTGATGCCAGCGATCGCGGTACCATCTATGGCATTCCCTGCATTCCCGAACGCCTGGATCGATCCTGGATTGGGGCAAGAACGCCGATTAAAAACCTGTATCTGACCGGAGCCGATGTCTTTTCACTCGGCATTATGGGAGCGATGATGGGTGGAGTGAAAACAACAGGTATTGTGAATGGTGGATTTAGCTTTTTTAAGATTATGTCAACTATTATGAGAGAGTCGGCTTTACACCACCGCGATCGCAAAGTAAAAGCGTACCGATGA
- a CDS encoding quinone-dependent dihydroorotate dehydrogenase, which translates to MLDRFYQYSLRNLLFALDPEIAHKGAIAFCQALSNSPSLRSPIAKLCSYQHDYLRQTLWGIEFANPVGLAAGFDKDAIAPNAWACLGFGFAEMGSITYHAQTGNPQPRLFRLSGDRAVLNRMGFNNRGAIATAAYLRDRLAKHKLDVPLGINLGKSKITPLEEAGNDYLESFKLLKDCGDYFVVNVSSPNTPGLRDLQAVGQLQGILSILQVENNSAKPLLVKIAPDLADDDIRQIVSLCLLHRVAGIIATNTSIARNNLSTQILSATGKPVAEEAGGISGQPLKARSTEVIRLIYQATSGNLPIIGVGGIFTAADAWEKIVAGASLVQIYTGWIYQGPLVVRQILEGLVLKMREAGFSRISQAIGSANDLTVI; encoded by the coding sequence ATGCTCGATCGATTCTATCAATATAGCCTCAGAAACCTATTATTTGCGCTCGACCCGGAAATTGCACACAAAGGCGCGATCGCTTTTTGTCAGGCACTCAGCAATTCGCCATCGCTGCGATCGCCCATCGCAAAGCTCTGTTCCTACCAACACGACTACCTCCGTCAAACATTGTGGGGAATCGAGTTTGCCAACCCCGTCGGTCTGGCGGCGGGATTTGACAAGGACGCGATCGCGCCCAATGCATGGGCTTGTTTGGGGTTTGGTTTTGCCGAGATGGGTTCGATTACTTATCACGCTCAAACGGGAAATCCACAGCCCAGGTTATTTCGCTTGTCAGGCGATCGGGCCGTACTCAACCGCATGGGATTTAACAATCGCGGTGCCATAGCAACGGCGGCATATTTGCGCGATCGCTTAGCAAAGCATAAACTCGATGTTCCATTGGGGATTAATCTGGGTAAATCCAAAATTACACCCTTAGAGGAAGCAGGAAATGATTATCTAGAGAGTTTTAAATTACTCAAAGACTGCGGCGATTATTTTGTCGTGAATGTTAGCTCTCCCAATACGCCCGGTCTACGGGATCTACAAGCGGTAGGGCAGCTACAGGGGATTCTCTCAATTCTACAGGTGGAGAATAATAGTGCGAAACCGTTACTCGTGAAAATCGCACCCGATCTGGCTGATGATGATATTCGACAAATTGTCAGTTTATGTTTATTGCATCGAGTAGCGGGAATTATCGCCACGAACACATCGATCGCCCGCAACAATCTCTCCACTCAAATTCTCTCTGCTACGGGTAAACCAGTCGCAGAAGAAGCAGGTGGTATTAGCGGTCAACCGCTCAAAGCTCGCTCGACTGAGGTAATTCGGCTGATTTATCAAGCTACATCGGGCAATCTACCGATTATTGGTGTAGGAGGTATCTTTACAGCCGCTGATGCCTGGGAAAAGATTGTAGCTGGAGCATCGCTGGTGCAAATCTACACAGGTTGGATTTACCAGGGGCCGCTAGTCGTGCGGCAGATTCTCGAAGGATTGGTGCTAAAGATGCGAGAAGCTGGATTTAGTCGCATTAGTCAAGCGATCGGAAGCGCTAACGACCTGACCGTAATCTAG
- the rarD gene encoding EamA family transporter RarD, with protein MNSQRLGILYAVLAYGIWGLFPIYWKLLDAVPATEILSHRVIWSGFLLLGIVTLQNRRQDLAKVFYAKQWLPLFGSASILAFNWGLYIYGVNSDRVVETSLGYFINPLVNVLLGVIILRERLFWGQWMAVILAGVGVGYSIFSVGQVPWIALGLAFSFGFYGLSRKSIPVPPLLGLTVETCLLTPVALIYLAWQDNQQFGGNAFITLLLIGCGVVTSVPLFCFSSAVQILQLSTMGFFQYIAPSLQLMLGVWLYREPFTKTNAIAFGCIWTALALYSGISLFNRKNESKSAE; from the coding sequence ATGAATTCGCAACGGCTTGGAATCCTGTACGCAGTTTTAGCCTATGGCATTTGGGGACTTTTCCCAATTTATTGGAAACTCCTGGATGCAGTTCCCGCTACCGAAATTCTGAGCCATCGCGTCATCTGGTCTGGATTTTTGCTGCTGGGAATTGTCACGCTCCAAAACCGTCGGCAGGACTTGGCTAAGGTTTTCTATGCCAAACAATGGCTACCTCTATTCGGTTCCGCCAGCATTTTGGCATTCAATTGGGGATTGTATATTTATGGCGTGAATAGCGATCGCGTCGTTGAAACTAGCCTGGGATATTTTATTAATCCTCTCGTTAACGTGCTGCTGGGTGTCATCATTTTGCGAGAACGGTTGTTTTGGGGACAGTGGATGGCAGTGATTCTGGCTGGTGTCGGTGTCGGCTATTCAATCTTCAGCGTCGGGCAAGTCCCCTGGATCGCTTTGGGGTTGGCATTTTCATTTGGATTCTACGGACTATCGCGCAAGTCGATCCCGGTTCCACCATTATTGGGATTGACAGTGGAAACCTGTTTGCTAACTCCTGTAGCGCTGATTTATCTGGCGTGGCAGGATAATCAGCAGTTTGGGGGGAATGCATTTATAACCTTATTGCTGATAGGTTGCGGAGTTGTCACATCCGTGCCGTTGTTTTGCTTTAGCAGCGCCGTGCAAATTCTGCAATTGTCTACGATGGGTTTCTTCCAATACATTGCACCAAGCTTGCAACTAATGTTGGGAGTTTGGCTGTACCGCGAACCATTTACCAAAACAAACGCGATCGCCTTTGGTTGCATTTGGACTGCGCTAGCACTTTATTCTGGAATTTCCTTATTCAATCGTAAAAACGAATCCAAATCTGCGGAGTAG
- a CDS encoding methylated-DNA--[protein]-cysteine S-methyltransferase, which translates to MIYYKRIESPLGKLLLTSDRRSLTGLYLAGQKYFPQQTEIWQEASQLELFMQTQEQLEEYFACQRQYFGLPLDPQGTEFQQRVWQLLRKIPFGETISYGTLAQRVGQPNAARAVGAANGRNPIAIIIPCHRVIAGNGKLTGYAGGIDRKQWLLDRERLSLDRQQLSLNIACPEVVVGAV; encoded by the coding sequence ATGATTTACTACAAGCGAATCGAGAGTCCTTTAGGTAAGCTGTTGCTAACTAGCGATCGCCGATCGCTGACGGGACTCTACCTCGCCGGACAGAAATACTTTCCCCAGCAAACAGAAATATGGCAGGAAGCTTCACAACTGGAGCTATTTATGCAAACTCAAGAGCAGTTGGAGGAATATTTCGCGTGTCAACGTCAATACTTTGGCTTGCCACTCGATCCGCAAGGGACGGAGTTTCAGCAACGGGTTTGGCAACTCCTCCGCAAGATTCCCTTTGGCGAGACTATTTCCTATGGCACGCTAGCCCAGCGCGTCGGACAACCCAACGCTGCGCGTGCGGTAGGAGCCGCCAACGGACGCAATCCGATCGCGATTATCATACCCTGTCATCGCGTCATTGCTGGTAATGGGAAACTGACAGGTTATGCTGGAGGTATCGATCGCAAGCAATGGCTGCTAGATCGCGAGCGACTTTCACTTGACCGTCAGCAACTTTCACTCAATATCGCCTGCCCGGAGGTTGTTGTAGGCGCTGTTTGA
- a CDS encoding gas vesicle protein GvpG produces MVWQLLTWPLDSTIWLAEQIEERALAELDQKENLQKQLTALQIKFDLGEIEEEDFITQEDEILQKLAAQMDADMDAESE; encoded by the coding sequence ATGGTATGGCAACTACTAACCTGGCCCCTAGATAGCACGATCTGGTTGGCCGAACAGATTGAAGAACGGGCACTAGCGGAGTTAGATCAAAAAGAGAATCTGCAAAAACAATTAACTGCTTTACAAATTAAGTTCGATCTAGGCGAGATCGAAGAGGAGGATTTTATTACCCAGGAAGATGAGATTTTACAGAAACTCGCCGCGCAAATGGATGCTGACATGGATGCAGAATCAGAGTAA
- a CDS encoding Panacea domain-containing protein, which produces MIDCLNVARYFIMKAYEDGLEAEMTNMKVQKLLYYAQSLHLALYDEPLFEEEIQAWRYGPVCPRAYGFYSDFEAQQLPIPRKESLLQLPSDKKELLEEVWEYFGGYHAYLLSDMTHGEFPWKKTRKGLPPDASSTEPILLDDMKALGCQKLDLIERENPAYKTAMSEALKDSFAAKSLNRIEKGEVRDWLNSLLD; this is translated from the coding sequence ATGATCGACTGTCTCAATGTGGCTCGCTACTTCATTATGAAGGCTTATGAGGATGGTTTAGAAGCTGAAATGACCAATATGAAGGTTCAGAAGCTCCTGTATTATGCTCAAAGCTTACATTTGGCGCTATACGATGAGCCATTATTTGAAGAAGAAATTCAGGCATGGCGTTATGGGCCTGTTTGTCCTCGTGCCTATGGATTCTACAGCGATTTTGAGGCTCAACAACTACCAATTCCTCGCAAAGAATCCTTGTTACAGCTCCCATCTGACAAGAAAGAACTTTTAGAAGAAGTTTGGGAATACTTCGGGGGCTACCACGCTTATTTGCTGAGTGATATGACTCATGGGGAATTTCCCTGGAAGAAAACTCGTAAAGGTCTACCACCTGACGCAAGTTCAACTGAGCCAATTCTCCTTGATGATATGAAGGCATTGGGTTGCCAAAAGCTCGATCTAATAGAACGTGAAAACCCAGCATACAAAACAGCGATGTCTGAAGCTTTAAAGGATTCTTTTGCTGCAAAATCTTTAAATCGCATAGAGAAAGGAGAAGTTCGTGACTGGCTCAACTCTCTTCTCGATTGA
- a CDS encoding TetR/AcrR family transcriptional regulator: MALATRNTYHHGDLRQSLIDAAIALIGEEGIDDLSLRQVARRVGVSHNAPYRHFEDKEALLAAVAEQGFQSLRTTMETARQAAPSDPSHRLEAIGIAYVNFALANPLHYRLMFGDYRCNFSKYTALAEASRQAFMVLVSTIQEGQTAGIFRAADTIDMARVAWSLVHGQSTLALDNKLQVGRGEELEAFLRFSSQMLINGLAGMICNV, translated from the coding sequence ATGGCATTAGCAACAAGAAACACCTATCACCACGGAGATTTACGGCAAAGCCTGATTGATGCGGCGATCGCTCTCATCGGTGAGGAAGGGATCGACGATTTATCGCTCCGCCAGGTTGCTCGGCGGGTTGGAGTTTCTCACAATGCCCCTTACCGTCACTTTGAGGATAAAGAAGCCCTATTGGCAGCAGTTGCCGAACAAGGGTTTCAGTCGTTGCGAACTACAATGGAAACAGCGAGACAAGCAGCTCCATCTGACCCATCTCATCGCCTGGAAGCGATCGGAATTGCCTATGTCAATTTTGCCTTAGCAAATCCCTTGCACTATCGATTAATGTTTGGAGACTATCGTTGCAATTTCAGCAAGTATACCGCGCTTGCAGAAGCTTCACGGCAGGCATTTATGGTGCTAGTAAGCACGATCCAGGAAGGTCAGACGGCTGGAATCTTCCGTGCAGCGGATACAATTGATATGGCGCGGGTTGCGTGGTCGCTGGTGCACGGTCAATCCACACTGGCACTGGATAACAAGTTACAGGTGGGTCGAGGTGAAGAACTCGAAGCATTTTTGAGATTCTCATCGCAAATGTTAATTAATGGATTAGCGGGCATGATTTGTAATGTATAA
- a CDS encoding DNA-3-methyladenine glycosylase 2 family protein has product MLSDDQCYQAILSRDRRFDGVFFVGVSSTGIYCRSICTAKTPRRENCIFYPSAAAAEQAGYRPCLQCRPELAPGQARIDAVGRLAAAAASQIEDGALTERSLQELAISLGVSDRHLRRVIQQEFGVSPIQLAQTQRLLLAKRLLTDSNLSIADVAFASGFSSVRRLNALFQNRYRLNPTQIRRAAHLPQDAIRCELAYRPPFDWEALLSFLRARAIAGVEAIDCKRYQRTVAIDRSDERYQGWIRISQIPKQNKLQVELSASLIVAILPILTRVKILFDLVADPALIAKHLGDLAASSPGLRIPGAFDEFEVMVRAILGQQVSVKAATTLMGRLVVTFGKPIQTPIAGLTHLTPSPQQIAQLSPEDLTALGIIHARARSILAIASAINDGHLSLNAHQAIETIITQLKALPGIGDWTAQYIAMRVFAYPDAFPHGDLGLRRALGIEKPAEVLQIAESWRPWRAYAAMYLWKSLEEVK; this is encoded by the coding sequence ATGTTGAGCGATGACCAATGCTACCAGGCGATTTTGAGTCGCGATCGCCGTTTTGATGGGGTCTTCTTTGTGGGAGTCTCCAGTACGGGTATCTACTGCCGCAGCATTTGTACGGCTAAAACCCCGCGTCGAGAAAACTGTATTTTCTATCCCAGCGCGGCAGCAGCAGAACAGGCCGGATATCGCCCTTGCTTGCAATGTCGTCCCGAATTAGCGCCCGGTCAAGCCAGGATTGATGCGGTGGGGCGATTAGCAGCAGCAGCGGCCAGTCAGATTGAGGATGGAGCCTTAACCGAGCGATCGCTTCAGGAACTGGCAATTTCGCTTGGTGTTAGCGATCGCCACCTGCGGCGCGTAATTCAACAGGAATTTGGCGTATCGCCAATTCAACTCGCCCAAACCCAGCGTTTGTTACTAGCCAAGCGCCTTTTGACTGATAGTAATTTGTCGATCGCGGATGTGGCGTTTGCCAGTGGATTTTCCAGCGTCCGCAGGTTGAATGCACTATTTCAAAATCGCTATCGTCTCAATCCCACGCAAATTCGCAGAGCTGCACATTTACCGCAGGACGCAATTAGATGCGAACTTGCCTATCGCCCGCCTTTTGATTGGGAAGCTTTGTTGAGTTTTCTGAGGGCAAGAGCGATCGCTGGTGTAGAGGCAATAGATTGCAAGCGATATCAACGCACCGTTGCGATCGATCGGAGTGACGAGCGGTACCAGGGCTGGATTCGGATATCCCAAATCCCCAAGCAGAATAAGCTCCAGGTCGAACTTTCTGCCTCTCTGATTGTGGCGATCTTGCCGATTCTGACTCGTGTCAAAATTTTATTCGATCTAGTTGCCGATCCAGCCCTAATCGCCAAACATTTGGGGGATTTGGCAGCGAGTTCCCCAGGTCTGAGAATACCTGGTGCCTTTGATGAATTTGAGGTAATGGTGCGAGCAATTCTCGGCCAGCAAGTCAGCGTCAAAGCCGCAACCACGCTAATGGGAAGATTGGTCGTAACTTTTGGCAAACCCATTCAAACCCCAATCGCGGGATTGACACATCTCACCCCATCACCTCAACAAATCGCCCAGCTATCCCCTGAGGATTTGACCGCATTGGGAATTATCCACGCCCGCGCTCGCTCAATTCTAGCGATCGCCAGCGCCATTAACGACGGACACCTGAGTCTGAACGCGCATCAGGCAATTGAAACGATAATTACTCAGCTTAAGGCATTACCCGGCATTGGTGATTGGACGGCTCAGTATATTGCCATGCGAGTCTTTGCTTACCCAGATGCATTCCCGCACGGCGATCTGGGCTTGCGACGAGCCTTGGGCATTGAGAAGCCTGCCGAGGTTCTCCAAATTGCGGAATCCTGGCGACCCTGGCGCGCCTATGCTGCTATGTATCTTTGGAAATCTTTGGAGGAAGTCAAATGA
- the dapB gene encoding 4-hydroxy-tetrahydrodipicolinate reductase, with product MSNENLPIPVIVAGATGKMGRETIKAIAQSPDMTLIGAIGRKHVGEDIGEVVGCGALEIPVTRDLEVLLAQGAQEKQYSVMVDFTHPSLVYEHIRSAIAYGVRPVVGTTGLTPGQLKDLAEFADKASIGAVIAPNFSIGMILLQQAAIAACQYFQHVEIIELHHNQKADAPSGTSLQTAQMLSELGKTYNPALVQEKENIPGARGAVVGENIRLHSVRLPGLIAHQEVIFGAAGETYTLRHDTSDRASYMPGVLLAIRKAIQLKNLVYGLEKLL from the coding sequence ATGTCTAATGAAAACTTACCGATTCCTGTAATTGTAGCAGGTGCGACTGGCAAAATGGGGCGCGAGACGATTAAAGCGATCGCCCAATCGCCTGACATGACTTTGATTGGTGCGATCGGGCGCAAGCATGTGGGCGAGGATATCGGCGAAGTAGTGGGCTGCGGCGCACTGGAAATACCCGTGACGAGGGATTTGGAAGTATTGCTGGCGCAGGGCGCGCAGGAAAAGCAATATAGCGTCATGGTGGACTTTACCCATCCCAGTTTGGTATACGAACACATCCGCTCGGCGATCGCCTATGGCGTGCGTCCTGTCGTGGGGACAACTGGCTTAACACCCGGTCAACTCAAAGATCTCGCAGAATTTGCCGATAAAGCCAGTATCGGAGCAGTAATTGCCCCTAATTTCTCAATTGGCATGATCCTGTTGCAGCAGGCAGCGATCGCCGCCTGTCAGTATTTCCAACACGTGGAGATTATCGAGCTGCATCACAACCAGAAAGCCGACGCTCCCAGCGGCACTTCCCTGCAAACAGCGCAAATGCTGTCGGAGTTGGGTAAAACCTACAATCCAGCCCTGGTGCAAGAAAAAGAAAATATTCCAGGCGCACGGGGGGCAGTGGTGGGCGAAAATATCCGCTTGCATAGCGTGCGCTTACCCGGACTGATCGCGCACCAGGAAGTTATTTTTGGCGCGGCAGGTGAAACCTATACGCTGCGCCACGACACCAGCGATCGCGCTTCCTACATGCCCGGTGTATTACTGGCGATTCGCAAGGCGATCCAACTCAAAAACCTCGTGTATGGCTTAGAGAAGTTACTCTGA